The Chloroflexota bacterium genome contains the following window.
CCTGCCGGGCACGCCTGCCAGCCGGTTGAGCGTGCGCGAGATTGAAGCCAAAGCGCTGGCCGAAGCTAAAATTTACCGGGAGGCCGGCGTTCAGGCGATTGGCCTTGAGAACATGCACGACCTGCCTTACTTGCGCGGCGGCGTGGGGCCGGAGATCGTAGCCGCAATGACGATCGTCTCCCACGCCGTCAAAGAGGCCAGCGGCCTGCCGTGCGGCATTCAAATTCTGGCCGGGGCCAACCTTGAGGCAATGGCCGTTGCTCACGCCGCCGGGCTGGATTTCATTCGGGCTGAGGGGTTTGTGTTTGCCCACGTTGCCGACGAGGGCCTCATTCAATCATCGGCGGCAAAGTTGTTGCGCTACCGCAAACAGATCGGCGCCGAGCGCGTGCAAGTCTGGGCCGACGTGAAGAAGAAGCACAGCTCACATGCCATCACCGCCGACATCGGCATCGGGGCGACGGCGGAGACGGTGGAGTTCATGCGCGGCGACGCAGTCATC
Protein-coding sequences here:
- a CDS encoding BtpA/SgcQ family protein, translating into MFTSQKPVIAMIHVEALPGTPASRLSVREIEAKALAEAKIYREAGVQAIGLENMHDLPYLRGGVGPEIVAAMTIVSHAVKEASGLPCGIQILAGANLEAMAVAHAAGLDFIRAEGFVFAHVADEGLIQSSAAKLLRYRKQIGAERVQVWADVKKKHSSHAITADIGIGATAETVEFMRGDAVIVTGSVTGDPPQAGDIAEVKRHCRLPVYLGSGVTADNLGGYYPAADGFIVGSHFKVDGYWANQVDPKRVERFMAAHARLGG